The proteins below are encoded in one region of Deltaproteobacteria bacterium:
- a CDS encoding TRAP transporter large permease subunit, with product HFGVVTVFNLMIALDTPPFGETAFITSAISETPLGEVFKEMMIFIAFELIALFLVTYLPDTVLWIPRLAGYDG from the coding sequence CCATTTCGGTGTGGTCACGGTCTTCAACCTGATGATCGCCCTCGATACGCCGCCTTTCGGCGAGACGGCCTTCATCACCAGTGCGATCAGCGAAACACCCCTGGGCGAGGTATTCAAGGAGATGATGATATTCATCGCTTTTGAGCTGATAGCCCTTTTCCTGGTCACGTACCTGCCTGATACGGTCCTCTGGATACCCCGGCTGGCGGGCTACGACGGCTGA